A segment of the Arachis hypogaea cultivar Tifrunner chromosome 5, arahy.Tifrunner.gnm2.J5K5, whole genome shotgun sequence genome:
tgggagacaccccaccatggtaaactctttccattctcttttagttttgtttaataagtgatttgagttgccattgtaggtagattttcatttcatattgatttatttgtaaagattggttgttagtatgttgtattcattagtagtagatgaataaatcctaaaatcaaattgcatttttgtgaattgtttgatatttgattgaataaagaagagttttggacattatagggagctcttgggcattttttctgctttttgggcaaaaaaaacggccatcggcgcgctagcacgctgtgcgcgcgcgcgcgcacattgcacttccgcaacttctggtacaaaaaccagagagttgtgcgcgcgttgtgccagcattgtgctgggagcacaagctcatccacgcgtaagcgcgctgtgcgcgcgcgcggatcgtcccaacctcatccacgcgtgagcgcgttgtgcgcgcgcgcggatttgcaccctgcttttctccttcctcctttccccttctttcctcttctcttcttctttctttctcattttttttcttcttcctctcttgaaagattttttttcttttctcttttaatataaaaaattttttttaaataataaaaaaaatataataataaataaataaataaataaataaaatactaaaaaaataaaaaaattattattaaaaatataaaaaaaaattttctcttcttccatttccttttgtctattacatttgcatacttttattctttgcattttaattttttttctataatttgttctcattttattttctaaatttctcattttaataatggtgttgaattctctcactcaattgttgagaatttcttgcatttgttttggtgcctcatgacttgttacattaattgtaatatttgtcaacacacaagattagtgctttagtccttcctaattcattaccctttgtttttttcttGTACCGCTTCATCATTGAGTTAAGATAGAATTAAATGCTTTCAtgcgtatcactaatcttgtttgtgtcaattcttatttgatcttgatgctcaatatgtttttcatgctttaactttactcttgcatcaagtatcagttgatatgccttttgcttatattgatttctcactcacatgttgtagctaccatgtagtagggaataatactcttatttggcattagcccccgcccatattttatttgttttgatatctttgttataggcttaactttctttcttttttcttttcttttaggttgtccaccaagaagggagaaaggaaaagctgttaaatggggcaacaaacaagtcatccgtacaaccatttgaggagctcatcaattgtagcaacccgtccaccctgctcttctttgcatgcaccgaggacggtgcaatcttcaagtgtggggaggtcgtctgaccgatctccgtgggtaacaatttccttgtcCAACACCAgttcttagttttctttgttagattagctattgcattgcatgataggttgcatgttagttagaatttgtacatatttttaccacttctttcttattaggactacttggttagggtgatgattttctttccaagacactgttttagggcaccctaccaatttgaaaaaagaaaatttgtggaacttgcttgaaagaatttattttggaacatggttttttgagctaagaacacaagcatgtgagttttgagcctaattgtgtggttacatcttataaccacttattttccttcttgtgtgtaggactggaagtgagtcaagccagctcatgagctagctcgagctcgactcgttaatagctcgataagctaagctcgtgagctAGTGAGCCAAGTTTGAGCttgaaattgagctcataaattaaatgagccgagcttCAGCTTGGATAaactcagctcattagctcgtgagctgactcgattatatatatatacacatatcttatatgcatttaatctatacttttaatattatatacatacatatgaaataataatatataattatatatatatatatatattaatgatcttaattatttaaaattttatatttattttttacatataattttgatgtaggacataaataaaaaatttataatttattgatagataacaatatataaaattgattttcgtaaatattttttaaaatatataagttataatttattgatatagaattataaattatgtatttgtgtttctattatttgagccagctcgtgagctcgaGCCAGCTCCTGAGTTTTCGGTGAGCCGAGTTTGAActtaagaaataggctcgattgttaatgagccgagctgtgagccaagctcaatttttgtgagccaagcttgagcttggtctagatcggctcagctcggctcacttccagccctacttgtgtgtaattgttctctttctatgattgtaatatttgatttgtttgaatctatatgtcctattattccttgtattcatgcatttatatgattgaggccatcatttcattagctcacttacccaaatggccttaccttttatcttcttttgttagtcaaatttgagcctatgattaacccacttgttcttattttagcagagtacaagccttaaagcggaaaacaatgaatatcctttatttggatctttgattggcttaggctagtgagtgtgggtgtcattcaagagtgggaaaactttgggacattgTTGGGATaaaaaggtgtttgtgttttgtatttttatattgagaaattgggtacatactcatgtattgattaaatgtatagaccttatgcattgatgttcgtgtgtatagtttgaaagaaaaagaaaaatgaaaagaaaaaaagaaataaaagtgaaaaagaaaaagaaaagaaaagaaaagaaaaaaatgtatatagaaaaagaaagaaaaaaaagcaataaaggggacaaaatgccccaaagtgaagctcaataagaatcaatgcataagtgttgtgaaatgaaaagaaaatgcatgagtatgtgaaaaagtgaggaatgggtagttagattagtacttaattgtataggttattatataggttaggtgggaaagtttaagttaatcaaagattcaaatcctaagtccactagccatatatgatccttccttgaccctagccccattacaacctaaagaaaagacctcatgatacatgtatgcatgcattgaataattgttgattgttagaagataagcaaatcttggaaagcatgattaggggagaattgagagaatcaaccccaaacaccgagcgactagagtgcaaacacttccggtgagggttcgatgctcaattccttgattcccggctttcatgagcgttcttctcgcaagtctacttgaacttcattttgatatttgaattggtaggattcatgaatcgttatatgatcttggccctacttgtgcatgtatgacttggaggattgatttatttttaaccaagtaggtaaaactattttgcatttagttgcatatagtttaggttgcatatagtttatttacattgaataaatgttgatgccctttgctttctcttggcttaagcatgaggacacgcttggtctaagtgtggggaggttgataaaccccatttgtagggtttatcttgtattgattttaggggattttataaccttttacccacatttattcaataaaatagcatggttttgtatattctcctttaattgtgctcaagagtgaaaacatgctttttagatcttaaaatagctaaatataatttaccttgattccattagatgccttgatatgtttgttaagtgatttcagatttaggaggcaaagattggatcaagggaatgaagaaaaagcatgtaaagttggagaactcatgaagaaatgatggaaccaaaaagctgtcaagcctgacctcttcgcacttaaacgaccataacttgagctacagaggtccaaatgatgcggttctagttgggttagaaagctaacatccggggcttcgaaacgatataagatttgccatagttgcatcgcgcataggggtgcgcacgcgcacggtacgcggacgcacCGATGgtgcacatgacccacttaatgcaacacgtggccagcgattttagaagccttgtgggcccaatctaactcatttctgatactatttaagccaaggattgaagggggaatgaacatacttttcatacttttgatcattagtcatagtttagttagaagtagtttttagagagagaagctctcacttctctctagaattaggattaggaattagggttagattaggatctcatagttctaggtttaattcaagtctccttctacttctaccttcaattgatgattgctacactttggttcttctttctatccctatcctcttgttgtaatttctcttattttgtttctaggttttgtaattgagatatttttgttcttttgttttcttttaataatgcaatttgagataattcatgtgattgtgatattgttgattgttgttttgttaattttttgtaattgttggttgttgattccttttattcttacaaataaaaatgcttcctttcattaccctccaagtgtttgatgaaatgcttgagaggatgttagagtagaattctatgttcttggcttgagaaggtgacttaggatttcttgagtttctagtgtccaattgattgatagttgatagccattgactctagccttcaataatccaattagtgaaaagctaggatttatggacttggattgatattactcacttgactttcctttgctacttgattaaaggatgacttagtgagattaatccttgcaactaccatgcttgtggctagtgataatgatgaagacccttgacaaccaaaccttgccaagaccattttgttaatacaaTTTCATTACCATTTGCTATTCATTTctctcatctaaaaccccaaaataaataaatccataaccaataacaagaacactaccctgcaagtcctttgagagacgacccgaggtctaaatacttcggtttatagattttaggggtttgtacttgtgacaaacaaatttttgtatgagaggattcttgttggtttagagactatacttcgacgagatttcatttggaaaattctaaaccgtcaaaaatccgaatACGCTAATCTTTATTATCTTGGCGAATCTGTGCCAGCTAACTGCGCTGGATGGAATCGTTGCAACTGACAGGTATAAAAACTCACACTCTAACAACACTCCCGAGTTTGCCAGTTTGGACATCGTGGCCGCACCGGGAGTGCCAAAAAACAGCAGCAGTACAGACTCTGGTATTTGGGTCATGCAGTGGATGGCAATGGGACGGAGGTTCACCCACGCGGTGCTGCCAATTGTAAGTTAATGCTTGCTTACAAGTAGAATGCAGTTGCACTGTGTGTCTCTAATAAACACCGCATTGACCGTTGCAGCTGGACGAAGAGAAGATCAGGATCAAAATGGCAATTGTACTGCTAACGGGAAGATGCAACGAGGAAAGCGGTCCATTGCTTGCGAAGGCGGCGGAAGCGGCCAAGACAGGGGAACCGTGTCTAAGAGACGTGTGAAGGGGCCGAATACaacgtttttttttctttccactgAAATTTTTTTGGTTGTTGGATGCATTGATACCAGTTATGTTATGTGACATTGTTGGGTATCCTCACTGGACGGACAGTCTTCGTGGGCTGATTATATCATGGGCCATATATCATATTACTGTTATTGTGTTTTTATGTTGGGCCCCTTTATGTTATATCATGTTATTTTCTAGCATGCATCTTCGTTGAGGATGATCGGCCGTGTCATCGCCACCATGCATCAAGTTTTCCGAGCTTCGGTCGGAGGCGGAGTTGACATCGGCGGAGTGAGGAGTTTTGCATTGGATGAAGAGGACAGTAGCTTCGAACAGGGTCGGGCATTAGGGGTTGGGTCGCTATGCGAGTTCGGTTTCTGGTTTTTGGGTCGAGTCAGTTTCTATGGCCCAACGCcatgtcaaaaaaaaatttattttccagCATGACAACAAAAAAGTTATGttccaagaaaaaaaattaagcacAGTAAAGataccaaaaaaaataaagtaattatGAACAACTTACCTGCTTCCATCGCCTACGTCAATCCGTCCATCCATCGCCAATGCAAGGCTACCAATACGAAGTGACTATTCACTGACCCACGCAAtggaatgaatgattgaatgataaCATTTAATTAAGGCCATGTTTAAATCTTGAACTGTTTCAGTGGTTAGCGCTTTTTTGGAAATCGGGTTATTGCCCTTGGTAATTGCACCAACATTAATGACCCATTAATGTCCAGTCTAATCAGATTTAAtagttatttattaaaaaaaaaacttaaaaaggcGGGAGTTGTTTCACCTATCTAATGCGCGTACGTTTCTCattcaccaaaaaaataaaaaaacgcaAACTTTTCGAAGATGGGAACCCATTGTTGGAGAATAAAAAACTCCCGGCAGTAAAGAACCGGAAACCATCAAAGAAATCACAGGCGACGTATGACAATGCCGCCGCTCGCTGATTTCCGCTTCTTCAGATTCATAATCCCCAACACGGAGAATCAACTTGTAagttttcagttgtttttgttcTACTACCCTATTCCCAGGGCCCGCATGCAAGCCCACGTCAATATTGATTTCTTACTCGTGTAGAGAATGCCGGTGCCCTTCTCCAACGCTGTCCGGGAGAACATGAGCAACCCCGTCGAGGTAAGCACCACAAATGGTCAGTCGTGGAGCATCTCCTGGGTTGTCGAGGAGGAGCATCCGCATGTATAAACTACTTGGCCCGTGCCGAGCCGGGGACGGACTCCACTTGTATAAACTATCCGACGGCCCCCAAGTCAAGGCACATAGCCGATGGGTTCAGATCGACCAATCCCTTCTTTGTCAGCCCAATCGTGCACAAACTGCCAACCCGTTTTCTCGTAAGTCTCCCGACAGTTATTTTTAAAGGCAAATAATTCCGGTGCTATTGTTCTATTCAATTATTTCATTGCTCTCACCCCCAAAATATGTCCTCGCTTCCAGCCAAATGTCCCCCCTCTGCCGAGAGTATACGAGGATAGCCCAATTTCGATTACAAACGAGAGGGGCGCGTGGACCGTTCAGTATACGCGCTATGCCGGGAGGACGAGCGGATGTTTTGGAATGGGCTGGTGTGCCTTAGCAACAGCATGTCAACTAAGACACGGCCATGTGTGTCTCTTTGAGCGGCTGGCGCCGCAGGAGTACCGGCTGCATATATATTGAATAGAACTCCTGTATCCTAAACCCCCCAGCCACCGCCCCCCAACTCAATCAAAGTAACTCAATCGGTCCATGGTGTTTTCTTGCCACAGTCTGTCAAATACAACGATGCAACCTGCATGTCCATACATCCGTATCTTTAATCTACATTATATTTCCAGGCATACAATTCTACCGTGCCCTCATTAACTTATGCTTTAGATGATAAACACGATAATCGTTTCTGTCACCCATGTGCGCGTAGCATCCCAGATAGACTGATCTCCCAATATTAGAAATGTATGTCAATTAGTGCCTGTGAAGTTTGAATGTAATTTTATGATGTGAAGCTTGAATGTAATTCGATTCACTTCACCTACATTTTGtatgtttgaattttgaaacttCACACTGATTTATTAATACCCTAAAAATGAGAATTAGTAGTGGTTGCTTATTGATTCAGATTTGTTGTCGTGCTTCATTTAGTATTGATTCAGATTTGTTGCCGTGCTTCATTTAGTGCATTTTATTCATCACATCCGGTGTTTTAAGCGTGTGTTTTAAATTACATCCAGAAGCCATGTTCCCTTACAAAGCATTTCAAAACCGCGATTGAACCATGTGCATTTTCCAACAAGCACACACGGTAGTACCAGACGTAACCAGCTCCGAATGTCTGCTGCAAAGAGGCGGACGAAGGGAGTTTTTTTAGGAGACGTCCATCTGAACATCCACTAAACGTTACAACCAAAATATCCACTTACCATACATACAAAATATCCACTACACATAGAATCGCTATAAAGATGCCCCTAACTAACATGTCCGGTTCAACAAAAGGGTCGAAAACAAGCGATTAATAACACCGTGTTTGTCAATGGATTTGCAGCTATTCGCATGACACCACCTCACCCCTCCACTTCTTCAATCCCGATTAAAACATGTTCTATCTAGAGCACATCCACATACCAACGAAAGCCAACACAGCAAGAACTTGTTTTTATGTCGACGACACATAGACGGTTCTGTACCCAGATGAAACGGAGACAATATTCTGTGTACGGCTACAGCCTACCGGAGAATGTGAATGGATTCGACCAACCTACCGTTGCAATACACAGTGGTGATGACTGTAGGCCGCCTTTGCTCAATCGGTGAGAGACATGACAGGCCCGGACGTGTTGGTCCCAGCGAAGTCGCTGTTAGCAAACCCAGCCTGCGTGTCACTATCGGAGCATTAGAACGAAGGAATCTCGGCGGTCGCATACACATCGCCGGATTGGTTATCATAGAGCTGACACCAATGCGAAAAACAAATGATTAGAACCATTTAACAGGGCAGAAAACTTAACTAGATCATCTATAAAGTGACTAACCCACCATGTTAGTGTCCATCGAATCCATGTCATCTGCAACTGCACTGGATGACTCCATCGTGCGGCGGACTGGACAAGTCGTCCTGTTGTGTCCCACCTCCCAGCACAAACGACATCGCTGGGTTTTCTTTCCACCATGAGCACCGTTACCCTTTGTATTGCGCCTGGGTGGATTCCGCGCCGGGCCTCTGCCATCCTCAGTAGGTGGCCCCTCAGGTGGAAAACGGGTGTCCCGTGCATCTTCGTTCTCGAAGTGCTTCAGCATCAGCATGGCAATGTCTCTTACAAACTGGAACTTTTCAGTGTTGTGACATGCAATCTTGCACACTTTCCGGTACCAATCCATCAGGCACCAGTGTTGCGTCAGTTGCACAGAATCCCAAATCACGCCCATCGACTGCACCGCCACAAGTTTTGCATCCTTGGTCCATCTCTGCAATATCAGAGACCTCGGGATCTCATGAACATTGTTAAGAACAAGCACCGCAATTATATGTTCGCAGGGGACCCCGAAACATTCCATTCTCATGCACGTGCATCGGACCTCCCTCGTATCAGACGTTGCAATAACACGCCAATCCTTCCCCGGAGTGCCGTATCGAGAGACGGTGTGGATAAAATAAGAACCGTTGTCTTCAGAGTCAACCACCCTCATTGCACAGGCCCTGTCAAGAATGGGAACAAACAAATAGAATATCGCATGAGTGTAGTTCTCGGCTGCACTCCGCTCCAGCTGTTTCAGGTTGGTGGTCATAACAGGGTCACCCTTTGCACACTCGACATCAGCCTCCACCTCCTTTGCACGCACGAACATCAAGCATCGATGGAAATGACGTAAAAACTCAGTGTAGCTGTATCGAGACTTAACATACCGTGATATCACAGCGTGCAAGCCCTCGCACCTTGATGTTGTTCGAAATCCGGCAAAGAACTTTCCCCGTATGTGTGCTGTGGCCCAACTGTGCCTTCTCTCGTACATGTCCTGTACCCATCTTTTATCGGCGACGCCAAATTTCTCAACCATCTCAAACCACTTTCTCTGGAATGTTCGGACCTCGTAGTCGCCAAGCATGCAATCCCTAAGCATCCTAGTGAATTTGGGCTTTCCGATGTTGCTCGTGGCGTTTCGGAGTAGATGCCAAGCACAGAGTCGATGGTGAGCCTCCGGAAAAACTTGCTCGATCGCAGACTTCATTTGCCTGTCACCGTCGGTTATTATGGACACCGGAGCCTTCCCTTTCATTGAAGTTTGCAACTGTTGAAGCAGCCAGACATAGGTCTCTTCTTTCTCGTCTGCCACCAGTGCAGCGGCAAATATAACCGTTTGGTTGTGGTGATTCACACCGGAGAATACTACAAGAGGCGAAAGGTAAACGTTTTTCTTGTACGTTGCATCAAATGCAACCACGTCTCCAAACACCTGGTAATTAATTTGGCTGGTGCCGTCACACCAAAACAAATATTGCAACACGCCCTCACCGTCAACAACTTCCTTGTAGTACAGTGCTGGATCATTTGTCTTGCACTGTCGGAGATACCTTAGGCACGATTCCGCATCTAGGACACCCTCCCTTCGTTGCTTCGCATTTACATGGTGCATGTCCCTTGTTGTGTACGGGACATTATGATACCCGCCGGCTAGGCTCGCCATAAAACCGTGGATTCGGGAGACGCCAATGCCCCCTTTGCGCATGTCGTTCATCTGCTCGATGTCCGCTTCGCTCATCCTCCGATGGCCTGGAAGCATGGAAGAAAATCGCAGCTCAAGAACGTGGTGGTTATGCGCGTCTGAAAAGTACGCAACGTGCCAATGTCTTGATTCATCGTCCATGCGGAGTAGCATCCTTGCAGGGCATCCACAACGTGTCTCGGCCCTCGGCCTCTTTTGCCGGTTAGGCATCGAGTAGAACTTCGGGGATCGGTACCCTTGTCGGTGGCACACGAACTCCTGCCGTATCCTTACTTCACCGCGTTTTTCGCTTCTGGAACGTCTCGCCCCGAAGCCATGGTGCTTTGCAT
Coding sequences within it:
- the LOC112803667 gene encoding protein FAR1-RELATED SEQUENCE 5-like, which codes for MSDGAEHGVGSFEGEGSAGMESDEYDFQEDETEHDHHAEADVDNRDAVELEDSLDGAGGMSDNYAEDEFYAVNSVESIGWIDFLNLSEEDVFWFNFADVDIAFEFYQKYAKHHGFGARRSRSEKRGEVRIRQEFVCHRQGYRSPKFYSMPNRQKRPRAETRCGCPARMLLRMDDESRHWHVAYFSDAHNHHVLELRFSSMLPGHRRMSEADIEQMNDMRKGGIGVSRIHGFMASLAGGYHNVPYTTRDMHHVNAKQRREGVLDAESCLRYLRQCKTNDPALYYKEVVDGEGVLQYLFWCDGTSQINYQVFGDVVAFDATYKKNVYLSPLVVFSGVNHHNQTVIFAAALVADEKEETYVWLLQQLQTSMKGKAPVSIITDGDRQMKSAIEQVFPEAHHRLCAWHLLRNATSNIGKPKFTRMLRDCMLGDYEVRTFQRKWFEMVEKFGVADKRWVQDMYERRHSWATAHIRGKFFAGFRTTSRCEGLHAVISRYVKSRYSYTEFLRHFHRCLMFVRAKEVEADVECAKGDPVMTTNLKQLERSAAENYTHAIFYLFVPILDRACAMRVVDSEDNGSYFIHTVSRYGTPGKDWRVIATSDTREVRCTCMRMECFGVPCEHIIAVLVLNNVHEIPRSLILQRWTKDAKLVAVQSMGVIWDSVQLTQHWCLMDWYRKVCKIACHNTEKFQFVRDIAMLMLKHFENEDARDTRFPPEGPPTEDGRGPARNPPRRNTKGNGAHGGKKTQRCRLCWEVGHNRTTCPVRRTMESSSAVADDMDSMDTNMLYDNQSGDVYATAEIPSF